A genomic segment from Luteolibacter ambystomatis encodes:
- a CDS encoding BMC domain-containing protein yields the protein MAKQAVGLLETRGLACLVVGVDAMLKSANVELAGPMKQVGSALCNAVITGDVAAVKAALDAGAAAASASGEVVSAHVIARPDEAIEGVLPKAPAAERARK from the coding sequence ATGGCCAAACAAGCAGTTGGACTCCTTGAAACCCGCGGTCTCGCCTGCCTCGTCGTCGGCGTCGACGCGATGCTGAAGTCCGCCAACGTCGAACTCGCCGGTCCGATGAAGCAGGTCGGCTCCGCCCTCTGCAACGCCGTCATCACCGGTGACGTCGCCGCCGTGAAGGCCGCGCTCGATGCCGGTGCCGCCGCCGCTTCCGCCTCCGGCGAAGTGGTCAGCGCCCACGTCATCGCCCGTCCGGACGAAGCCATCGAAGGCGTGCTGCCGAAGGCTCCCGCCGCCGAGCGCGCCCGCAAGTAA
- a CDS encoding acetate/propionate family kinase produces MLVLVANLGTTSFKYQLFRMDGQGGAVLAKGGYERVTDYAAVIDDALATLQRDGVITSVDEIEAVGFKTVLGKDLSGCVEADDRVIEALEGFAAVAPAHNPPYANGIRQFRASLPKSRLVALFETAFYQWVPEAASRYAIPRTWHEIGIRRYGFHGASHKFIAERSAELCGREDVAQVARRLYLDGPKDISSAPFRAISCHLGGSSSVTGIRNGIAIGTSMGFSPQSGLPQNNRTGDLDPEAIPYAVKTLGITLDEAQRQLCKESGLLGLSGVSNDIRDVNAAAAAGNADAALALDVLVDSIRHWAGSFLLRMGGVEALTFTGGIGENGAPVRAAVCAGLEEFGLLLDPEKNAACRATETIISREDSRVKVIVIPANEELVLAREVYRKLS; encoded by the coding sequence ATGCTCGTCCTCGTCGCCAACCTCGGCACCACGTCGTTCAAGTACCAGCTCTTCCGCATGGATGGGCAGGGTGGGGCGGTGTTGGCGAAGGGCGGCTACGAGCGGGTCACGGACTACGCCGCGGTGATCGACGACGCGCTTGCGACCTTGCAGCGCGACGGCGTGATCACCTCCGTGGATGAGATCGAGGCGGTCGGTTTCAAGACGGTGCTCGGCAAGGATCTGAGCGGCTGCGTGGAAGCGGATGACCGTGTGATCGAGGCCTTGGAAGGCTTCGCCGCGGTCGCTCCTGCCCACAATCCGCCGTATGCGAACGGCATCCGCCAGTTCCGTGCCAGCCTGCCGAAGTCCCGCTTGGTCGCGCTGTTCGAAACAGCCTTCTACCAGTGGGTGCCGGAGGCGGCATCCCGCTACGCCATTCCTCGTACTTGGCATGAGATTGGCATCCGCCGCTACGGCTTCCACGGTGCCAGCCACAAGTTCATCGCCGAGCGTTCCGCGGAACTCTGCGGCCGCGAGGATGTGGCGCAGGTGGCCCGCCGCCTGTATCTCGATGGTCCGAAGGACATTTCAAGCGCGCCCTTCCGCGCCATTTCCTGCCACCTCGGCGGCAGCAGCTCGGTGACCGGCATCCGCAATGGCATCGCCATCGGCACCAGCATGGGCTTCTCCCCGCAGAGCGGCCTGCCGCAGAACAACCGCACGGGCGACCTCGATCCCGAGGCGATTCCCTATGCGGTCAAGACGCTCGGCATCACGCTCGATGAAGCGCAGCGCCAGCTCTGCAAGGAAAGCGGTCTGCTCGGACTCTCCGGCGTCTCCAATGACATCCGCGACGTGAATGCCGCGGCGGCCGCAGGCAATGCGGATGCCGCGCTCGCGCTCGACGTGCTGGTGGACTCCATCCGCCACTGGGCGGGGTCGTTCCTGCTGCGCATGGGCGGTGTGGAGGCGCTCACCTTCACTGGTGGCATCGGCGAGAACGGTGCTCCGGTCCGCGCCGCGGTGTGCGCGGGCTTGGAAGAATTCGGCCTGCTCCTCGACCCCGAAAAGAACGCCGCCTGCCGTGCGACGGAAACCATTATCAGCCGCGAGGACTCGCGCGTGAAGGTCATCGTCATCCCGGCCAATGAGGAACTCGTCCTCGCCCGCGAAGTGTATCGCAAGCTTTCCTGA
- a CDS encoding BMC domain-containing protein, whose protein sequence is MAKQAIGIIETKGFVALIEASDAALKAADIKLTGWDKIGSGLVTAFFTGDVAAVKAGLDAAASAASSIGTVTSVQVIPRPHDDLGKLGSWIG, encoded by the coding sequence ATGGCCAAACAAGCGATTGGTATCATTGAAACGAAGGGCTTCGTCGCCCTCATCGAAGCGTCCGACGCCGCCCTCAAGGCCGCGGACATCAAGCTCACCGGCTGGGACAAGATCGGCTCCGGCCTGGTCACCGCCTTCTTCACCGGCGATGTCGCCGCAGTGAAGGCCGGTCTCGATGCCGCCGCGTCCGCCGCGTCCAGCATCGGCACCGTGACCTCCGTGCAGGTCATCCCGCGTCCGCATGACGATCTGGGCAAGCTCGGCTCCTGGATTGGCTGA
- a CDS encoding BMC domain-containing protein yields the protein MSTALGLIETKGYVGSVEATDAMAKAANVELVKQLQTGGGFLTVLVKGDVGSVKAAVDAGAEAAGRVGELVSSHVIARPHPDLLTQFGIA from the coding sequence ATGAGCACCGCCCTCGGATTGATCGAAACCAAAGGCTACGTCGGCAGCGTGGAAGCCACCGACGCGATGGCCAAGGCCGCCAACGTCGAACTCGTCAAGCAGCTCCAGACCGGTGGCGGCTTCCTCACCGTCCTCGTCAAAGGCGACGTAGGCAGCGTGAAGGCCGCCGTGGATGCCGGAGCGGAAGCCGCCGGCCGTGTCGGCGAGCTGGTCAGCTCCCACGTCATCGCCCGCCCGCATCCGGATCTGCTCACCCAGTTCGGCATCGCCTGA
- the pduL gene encoding phosphate propanoyltransferase has product MAAPLTPNTPRAVIEHLVREQVYSKLGLPLPRAASAPNALLVNVSARHCHLTQEAVEALFGKGHQLTPMKGLYQDGQYAAQESVTLIGPRSRVISNLRILGPCRTLNQVELAFTDAIALGFDIPVRMSGDIAGTPGCMLMGPNGYFELPQGVIRAQPHVHMHPDDAAFYGVKHLDPMKLKVHGPLGMTFDNLVVRVDPSFKLEVHIDTDEGNACGLGANTFCELLK; this is encoded by the coding sequence ATGGCAGCACCGCTGACACCTAACACGCCACGAGCGGTGATCGAACACCTCGTCCGCGAACAAGTCTATTCAAAACTGGGGCTGCCACTTCCCCGGGCTGCCAGCGCGCCGAATGCCCTGCTGGTGAATGTCAGCGCGCGCCACTGCCATCTGACGCAAGAGGCCGTGGAAGCCCTCTTTGGAAAAGGCCACCAGCTCACTCCGATGAAGGGGCTCTATCAGGACGGGCAGTATGCCGCGCAGGAGTCCGTGACCCTGATCGGACCGCGCAGCCGGGTGATTTCCAACCTGCGTATTCTTGGGCCATGCCGCACGCTGAACCAGGTGGAATTGGCTTTTACCGATGCCATCGCGCTCGGTTTCGACATCCCGGTGCGGATGTCCGGGGACATCGCTGGTACGCCGGGCTGCATGTTGATGGGGCCGAACGGCTACTTCGAACTGCCGCAGGGCGTGATCCGCGCCCAGCCGCACGTCCACATGCATCCGGACGATGCGGCCTTCTATGGCGTGAAGCACCTCGACCCGATGAAGCTCAAGGTCCACGGCCCGCTTGGCATGACCTTCGACAACCTCGTCGTGCGCGTGGACCCGTCCTTCAAACTCGAGGTCCACATCGATACCGATGAGGGCAATGCCTGCGGCCTCGGGGCCAACACCTTCTGCGAACTCCTCAAGTAA